One part of the Lycium ferocissimum isolate CSIRO_LF1 chromosome 8, AGI_CSIRO_Lferr_CH_V1, whole genome shotgun sequence genome encodes these proteins:
- the LOC132067660 gene encoding zinc finger protein BRUTUS-like, with amino-acid sequence MATPLTTGGIKGGGGVAIMAGPTVGQHVDQSGPLNNNRVKGGSSPIRIFLFFHKAIRTELDALHRSAMAFVTLNQESEIKPFMERCYFLRSIYKHHCNAEDEVIFPALDIRVKNVARTYSLEHEGEGMLFDHLFALLDSDMQSEESYRRELASCTGALQTSISQHMSKEEEQVFPLLMEKFSFEEQASLVWQFLCSIPVNMMAEFLPWLSSSISADECKDMYKCLHKVIPDEELLQEIMFTWMDGKKLTNKRKACEESTTNHTSDSVVRGLISQAENASCPCESSRSEFLVSNFNLKESTLNRPVDEILHWHKAIRKELNEITEAAREIKSRGDFSDLSAFNQRLQFIAEVCIFHSIAEDKVIFPAVDVEISFAQEHKEEENEFDKFRCLIESVQSAGSNSTSVEFYSKLCSQADHIMETVERHFCNEEAQVLPLARKHFSPKRQRELLYQSLCVMPLRLIECVLPWLVGSLSEEEARSFLHNMHMAAPASDTALVTLFTGWACKGRPADICLSSSAIGCCPAKVLARNQENLGKCCGTCTSSRIVNCSSSHGEQSNGERPTKRVNLMSEEKCYRHDPSGNGKFRKGSTGNQSCCVPALGVVNSLAAAKSSRTFSPSAPSLNSCLFNWDASLTNAGYATRPIDNIFQFHKAIRKDLEFLDVESGKLTDCDETSLRKFCGRFRLLRGLYKAHSNAEDDIVFPALESKETLHNVSHSYTLDHKQEEKLFEDISSALDELSQLRENLNGGSSVKGPCRNSGSCDLNEYSRKYNELATKVQAMCKSIKVTLDQHVIREEVELWPLFDRHFSIEEQDKLVGRIIGTTGAEVLQSMLPWVTTALTQDEQNKMMETWKQATKNTMFSEWLNEWWEGTPDGTPQTSSSEDIVTQGYEFSGSLEQSDSTFKPGWKDIFRMNQNELESEIRKVSRDSSLDPRRKAYLIQNLMTSRWIAAQQESEARSGETPNGQDQLGCSPSFRDPEKQVFGCEHYKRNCKLRAACCGKLFPCRFCHDKVSDHSMERKATTEMMCMNCLKVQPVGPICTTPSCNGLLMAKYYCSSCKFFDDERTVYHCPFCNLCRLGQGLGVDFFHCMTCNCCLGMKLVDHKCREKGLETNCPICCDFLFTSSESVRALPCGHFMHSACFQAYACTHYICPICSRSMGDMSVYFGMLDALMASEVLPEEYRNLCQDILCNDCGKKGTAPFHWLYHKCGSCGSYNSRVIKVETSPHCSS; translated from the exons ATGGCGACGCCATTAACGACGGGAGGAATAAAAGGCGGTGGTGGAGTAGCGATAATGGCAGGTCCAACAGTAGGGCAACACGTGGATCAATCTGGACCGTTAAATAATAATAGAGTTAAAGGTGGTTCATCACCAATAAGGATATTCCTTTTTTTCCATAAAGCAATACGTACAGAACTTGATGCGTTACATCGATCTGCTATGGCGTTTGTTACGTTGAATCAGGAAAGTGAGATTAAGCCATTTATGGAAAGGTGTTATTTTTTGAGGTCGATTTATAAACATCACTGCAATGCTGAAGATGAG GTTATCTTTCCAGCACTTGATATACGTGTGAAGAATGTCGCACGGACTTACTCCCTTGAGCATGAAGGAGAAGGTATGCTTTTTGATCACTTGTTTGCATTACTTGACTCGGATATGCAAAGTGAAGAAAGCTACCGCAGAGAGTTGGCTTCCTGTACAGGAGCTCTTCAAACATCTATTAGCCAGCACATGTCTAAGGAAGAGGAGCAG GTCTTTCCCTTGCTCATGGAAAAGTTTTCATTCGAGGAGCAGGCATCACTGGTGTGGCAGTTTCTGTGCAGCATCCCCGTGAATATGATGGCTGAATTTCTGCCCTGGCTTTCATCCTCTATTTCGGCCGATGAGTGCAAAGATATGTATAAATGCTTGCACAAAGTAATTCCAGACGAGGAGCTTCTTCAAGAG ATTATGTTTACCTGGATGGATGGGAAAAAGTTAACAAACAAACGGAAGGCTTGTGAAGAGAGTACAACGAACCATACTTCAGATTCTGTTGTTAGAGGCTTAATCAGTCAGGCAGAGAATGCTTCTTGTCCTTGCGAATCTTCTAGAAGTGAATTTCTAGTCTCAAATTTCAATCTTAAAGAATCCACTTTGAATCGTCCGGTTGATGAGATACTGCACTGGCACAAGGCTATCAGAAAGGAATTGAATGAAATAACAGAAGCAGCTAGGGAAATAAAGTCGCGTGGAGATTTTTCTGATTTATCTGCCTTCAACCAGAGGCTCCAGTTTATTGCTGAAGTTTGTATCTTTCATAG CATTGCCGAGGACAAAGTTATATTTCCCGCAGTTGATGTAGAAATATCATTTGCCCAGGAGCacaaggaagaagaaaatgagtttgATAAATTTAGATGCTTGATAGAAAGTGTTCAGAGTGCTGGATCCAACTCAACTTCTGTAGAATTTTATTCAAAACTGTGCTCACAAGCTGATCATATAATGGAGACAGTGGAAAGACACTTCTGTAATGAGGAGGCTCAG GTTCTTCCACTTGCAAGAAAGCATTTTAGCCCCAAACGGCAGCGGGAACTCCTTTACCAGAGCTTGTGTGTTATGCCACTTAGACTCATTGAATGCGTCTTACCATGGTTGGTAGGTTCATTAAGTGAGGAGGAAGCAAGGTCTTTTCTTCACAACATGCATATGGCAG CACCAGCATCAGACACTGCCTTGGTCACGCTTTTCACTGGTTGGGCATGCAAAGGTCGTCCAGCTGACATTTGTTTGTCTTCAAGTGCAATCGGTTGCTGTCCTGCTAAAGTTTTAGCACGGAATCAGGAGAACTTAGGCAAATGTTGTGGTACTTGCACTTCTTCAAGAATTGTCAACTGTAGTAGCTCACATGGTGAGCAAAGTAATGGTGAAAGGCCAACCAAGCGTGTAAACTTAATGTCAGAGGAGAAATGCTATCGTCATGATCCTTCAGGAAATGGGAAATTTCGGAAAGGATCCACTGGTAATCAGTCTTGTTGTGTTCCTGCATTAGGCGTCGTAAATTCCCTAGCTGCAGCAAAATCATCGCGCACTTTTAGTCCAAGTGCTCCTTCTCTGAACTCCTGTCTTTTCAACTGGGATGCCAGCTTGACCAACGCTGGATATGCAACACGGCCGATTGATAACATTTTTCAATTTCACAAGGCAATCAGAAAGGATTTGGAATTTTTGGATGTTGAATCTGGAAAACTAACTGATTGTGATGAGACTTCCCTCAGGAAGTTTTGTGGTCGTTTTCGTCTCCTGCGGGGTTTGTATAAAGCTCACAGTAATGCAGAGGATGATATAGTATTCCCAGCTTTGGAATCAAAAGAGACACTTCATAATGTTAGCCATTCTTACACCTTGGACCACAAACAGGAAGAAAAGCTATTCGAGGACATTTCATCTGCACTTGATGAGCTTTCCCAGCTCCGAGAAAACTTGAATGGTGGGAGTTCAGTTAAAGGTCCTTGTAGAAACTCTGGTTCTTGTGACTTAAatgaatattcaagaaaatacaATGAGCTAGCAACTAAAGTTCAAGCTATGTGCAAATCAATAAAAGTAACCCTGGATCAACATGTTATACGGGAGGAAGTTGAGCTATGGCCGCTGTTTGACCGGCATTTTAGCATAGAAGAACAAGACAAACTAGTTGGTAGGATAATAGGAACAACTGGGGCAGAAGTACTTCAGTCAATGTTGCCCTGGGTAACTACTGCTCTTACTCAggatgaacaaaataaaatgatggAGACGTGGAAGCAAGCAACCAAAAACACAATGTTCAGTGAATGGCTCAATGAATGGTGGGAAGGAACTCCAGATGGAACTCCCCAGACATCAAGCTCAGAGGACATTGTAACACAAG GATATGAGTTTTCTGGATCTCTAGAACAAAGTGATTCCACTTTTAAACCTGGATGGAAGGACATATTTCGGATGAATCAAAATGAGCTAGAGTCAGAAATAAGGAAGGTCTCCCGTGACTCTTCGCTTGATCCAAGAAGAAAAGCATATCTTATTCAAAATCTTATGACCAG TCGCTGGATAGCTGCTCAGCAGGAGTCTGAAGCAAGATCTGGTGAAACTCCAAATGGTCAAGATCAACTTGGATGTTCACCTTCATTCCGTGATCCAGAAAAGCAAGTGTTCGGATGTGAGCATTATAAAAGGAACTGCAAGCTCCGAGCTGCTTGCTGTGGTAAACTATTTCCATGCAGATTCTGTCATGACAAAGTCAGTGACCATTCTATGGAGAG GAAGGCAACAACTGAAATGATGTGTATGAATTGCCTCAAAGTACAACCAGTTGGACCTATTTGTACGACTCCATCCTGTAACGGCCTTTTGATGGCAAAATATTACTGCAGCAGCTGTAAATTTTTTGATGATGAAAG GACAGTGTATCACTGCCCATTTTGCAATTTATGCCGGCTGGGGCAAGGACTAGGTGTTGACTTCTTTCATTGCATGACCTGCAATTGCTGCCTCGGAATGAAACTTGTGGACCACAAGTGCAGGGAGAAAGGTCTTGAAACCAACTGTCCAATATGTTGTGATTTTCTGTTCACATCAAGTGAATCTGTCAGGGCTCTGCCCTGTGGGCACTTTATGCATTCGGCATGCTTTCAG GCATATGCTTGCACACACTACATCTGTCCCATTTGCAGCAGGTCTATGGGAGATATGTCG GTGTATTTCGGGATGCTTGATGCTTTAATGGCTTCGGAGGTACTACCAGAAGAATATAGGAACCTCTGCCAA GATATATTGTGCAACGACTGTGGTAAGAAGGGAACTGCACCATTTCATTGGCTATATCACAAGTGTGGATCTTGCGGATCCTACAATTCCAGAGTGATAAAGGTGGAAACAAGTCCTCATTGCTCCAGCTAA
- the LOC132067661 gene encoding chaperone protein dnaJ 15-like, whose amino-acid sequence MSGSKLEGPSAPVVRRDPYEVLSVSRDSSDQEIKTAYRKLALKYHPDKNANNAEASELFKEVAFSYSILSDPEKRRQYDMAGFEALEAEGMDMEIDLSNLGTVNTMFAALFSKLGVPIKTTISANVLEEALNGTVTVRPLPIGTSVSGKVEKQNAHFFGVTISDEQAEAGIVVRVTSAAQSKFKLLYFEHDVNGGYGLALQEDSEKAGKVTSAGMYFLHFQVYRMDSTVNALAMAKDPEAAFFKRLEGLQPCEVSQLNAGTHIFAVYGDNFFKPASYTIEALCAKTYEDTTHKLQDIEAQILRKRNELRQFETEYRKALARFQEVTNRYSQEKQSVDELLKQRDTIHSSFTVTRTVATISGSGSGHFSNGSSSKLSGEDLQADSPGGDGSSDSKDKYSKRKWFNLNLKGSEKK is encoded by the exons ATGAGTGGTTCAAAATTGGAGGGGCCATCTGCTCCGGTGGTTAGGCGAGACCCGTATGAGGTGTTGTCCGTTTCGAGGGATTCATCTGATCAGGAGATTAAGACTGCTTATAGAAAACTTGCTCTCAA GTATCATCCTGACAAGAATGCTAACAATGCTGAAGCTTCAGAACTCTTCAAGGAGGTTGCATTCTCATATAGCATTTTATCTGATCCAGAGAAAAGGAGGCAATATGATATGGCAGGCTTTGAG gCTCTTGAAGCTGAAGGAATGGATATGGAAATTGATTTGTCCAACCTTGGAACTGTCAACACAATGTTCGCAGCGTTGTTTAG CAAATTGGGTGTTCCTATCAAAACAACTATTTCTGCTAATGTTCTTGAAGAAGCTTTGAATGGAACTGTCACGGTCCGCCCTCTTCCAATTGGCACATCAGTCAGTGGAAAG GTAGAAAAGCAAAATGCTCATTTTTTCGGTGTTACAATTAGTGATGAACAAGCAGAAGCAGGGATTGTAGTAAGAGTTACTTCAGCTGCGCAAAGCAAATTCAAG CTGCTATATTTTGAACATGATGTAAATGGGGGTTATGGCCTGGCCTTGCAG GAAGATAGTGAGAAAGCAGGCAAGGTAACCTCCGCGGGAATGTATTTCTTGCACTTTCAAGTGTACAGAATGGATTCAACTGTAAATGCG TTAGCAATGGCCAAAGATCCTGAAGCTGCTTTCTTTAAGAGGCTGGAGGGCCTTCAACCTTGTGAGGTCTCACAACTAAATGCCGGCACTCACATATTTGCTGTTTATG GCGATAATTTCTTTAAGCCTGCTAGTTATACTATTGAGGCTCTGTGTGCCAAGACATACGAGGACACAACTCATAAGCTCCAGGATATCGAGGCTCAGATTTTGAGGAAGAGAAATGAGCTTCGACAGTTTGAAACAGAATACAGAAAG GCATTGGCGCGGTTCCAGGAAGTGACCAATAGATACAGCCAGGAGAAGCAGTCT GTCGATGAGCTGCTCAAGCAGAGGGACACCATCCACTCTTCATTCACGGTTACAAGGACGGTTGCTACCATAAGTGGGAGCGGCAGTGGGCATTTCAGTAACGGAAGTAGCAGTAAACTTTCTGGCGAAGACTTACAAGCCGATAGCCCGGGGGGAGATGGCAGTTCAGACTCCAAGGATAAATACTCGAAGAGGAAATGGTTTAACCTTAACCTCAAAGGTTCCGAGAAGAAGTAA